A window from Acropora palmata chromosome 14, jaAcrPala1.3, whole genome shotgun sequence encodes these proteins:
- the LOC141866807 gene encoding allatostatin-A receptor-like yields MLEMALGLRIIFGIIASFAIINNGLLLLVICKNKVLLRMPYNMLVLSLAVTDFITGIGIFITPVYVIGQGSIPIPDGWIGHVFCRVIFSQYLVFTLGIVSVYTVACMAIDRWLAVARPTKYKTILTKSRVNICVLCIWTISVLLNTPHLFEMKAAAGPGNIPQCKWIVLTEGVARMIVAVVEFMGKFFLPLLTASVTMISLHSRVKSSQALFRSNRGQAGLRLLRMCMLTTLILGVCWFPNQLYYLLFKYDLTQLDTPMHHFTVVLCMFNSCINPIVYCISNKTYRRYFMILLCPRYKERLIATELTGSEAASTVYDRINKARPEARISVANAIQAHAFERNGGINNDQD; encoded by the exons ATGCTTGAAATGGCTCTTGGTCTAAGAATTATATTTGGAATCATAGCCTCTTTCGCTATTATCAACAATGGATTATTGTTACTCGTTATTTGCAAGAACAAGGTTTTGTTAAGGATGCCCTATAACATGTTGGTTCTAAGCCTAGCTGTTACTGACTTTATTACAG GAATTGGTATTTTTATCACCCCAGTCTATGTGATTGGACAAGGATCGATTCCAATTCCAGATGGTTGGATAGGTCACGTGTTTTGTCGCGTGATATTCTCCCAGTATCTAGTGTTTACCTTGGGGATAGTATCTGTGTATACTGTTGCTTGCATGGCCATTGATCGTTGGCTTGCTGTGGCTAGGCCAACCAAGTACAAGACAATTCTGACAAAGTCTCGTGTAAACATCTGTGTGCTTTGCATCTGGACAATCTCTGTGCTTCTCAACACACCGCATCTGTTCGAAATGAAGGCAGCCGCTGGCCCTGGCAACATACCTCAGTGCAAGTGGATTGTGCTTACCGAAGGCGTAGCCAGAATGATTGTAGCAGTTGTTGAATTTATGGGCAAATTTTTTCTCCCTCTCCTCACAGCTTCCGTTACTATGATCAGTCTCCACAGTCGTGTCAAGTCCTCACAAGCTCTCTTTCGGTCAAATAGAGGCCAAGCCGGGTTACGCTTACTTCGCATGTGCATGCTTACAACACTGATACTGGGAGTCTGCTGGTTTCCCAATCAGCtgtattatttattgttcAAATATGACCTCACTCAGCTGGACACGCCCATGCACCATTTCACTGTTGTTCTATGCATGTTCAATTCCTGCATTAACCCCATCGTCTACTGCATCAGCAACAAAACATATCGAAGATACTTTATGATTTTGTTATGTCCGAGATACAAAGAAAGGCTCATAGCGACGGAGCTTACTGGGAGCGAGGCTGCCAGCACAGTTTACGACAGAATCAACAAGGCACGTCCAGAAGCTCGTATTAGTGTTGCTAACGCCATACAGGCCCACGCTTTTGAACGCAATGGAGGGATAAACAATGATCAGGATTAG